A region of the Stigmatopora nigra isolate UIUO_SnigA chromosome 10, RoL_Snig_1.1, whole genome shotgun sequence genome:
GCCGGGCTGCGGGCCGGCTGTGGTGTAGTGGCAGACTGCTGAGCCGCGGCCGAGCCTTGGGAGGCCGGAGCCGGCTGGGGGGGATGAGGACCCCCGGATTGGCCGTGTTGCTGATGCTGGATCTGCTGGAAGTGCTGCTGACGAGCTCTCATCTCGGCGTACTTGAGCTGTTCCATGTGGAACGACTGCCGGTCGGCCAGAAGCTGCTGTCGTTGGTACTCCAGCTGGAAGTGCGGAGAATTAAGACAAGAACGTACATTAGAACTCTTGTCTTGTAAGAGGACACTTTCCCCCCTTATCCAGCACTTACGGCTTCCCTCTCTCTATCCATGATTGTTTCCAGTTCCTCAAAGTGGCGAAGTTTAATCTCGAGTTTTTTCATTTGGGTCTCCACCAACAGTGCCACCAATGATTTGATCTTCCTCTCCTCCACTGCCGCCAAGTGCTAGTAACGATATTATCCACATTTACAGTCAAATAAAACTTTGACGCGACAGCTGAGTCGTGCAAATGTTGCCCCGCTTTGTTTGCATACCTTTGCTTTGACCGCTGCCGCTGCCAGTGCCGACGCTGCAGCCGTGGCCAGATTGCCCTCACCCACCTCCCGTTCAACCTTGGCCTTCTTTTCTCCATCACTCTCAGTTTCTCTCTGTCCTTCCTCACCTTCTTTTCCATCCTTCTCCTTCTCACCATCAcctgaaaagatgaaaaaaagtcTGTCTTTGTTGACCAAGTGACAGAaacccaaaataaaatattgaccACTTAAGCACACtaagaattcatttttttccccctaaaataaatcacaatctgggaggttaattttttttgggctcCTCAATTTGTTGTTACCCGTCTCAGATTCGGCTTTGTCCAGCTCCCCCTCGCCTTCAGCTTCTCTTCCTCTCTCCTCTTCTTTCTTTCCATTCTCAGCTACTTTCTCTTCTTCCTCATTTGCTCCATCTTTGCTGTCCTGTGGGTGCAGAGAATGAGACTACCAATCATCACGTCAATCATAACAAAAGCATGAGAAAACCGCATCCTACCTTGGCATCCTTCTTTTCCTCATTTGACTGGCTGTCAGTCTTACTATCATCATTGTTTTCATCTGAAACTGAAACCATTGAGATCTCCATTAAGCTTTCCGCCTACCTTGTAGCATCATTGTGTTAAAAATGCATGAGCCTTACCAGGTTTCTCGCCCTCCTCCAGGCCAGTACCAGCAATGCCACTCCCTTCGAGACCATATAGAGGGTCCTGCCGCCCGCTGACCCTGGCTGCCTCTTCAACTCGCCTCACATGAGCCTCAACCAGGGCTGCAGGAACTTCCTCCTTCATTCGAGAGAACTCCTCTGAAGAGTAGATAGAGAAGATTACGTTTTGACGAATTATGGCTGGCGGAAATCGTCAGAATCAATTAATTCAGATTATACAGTTGTTGAGGTTGTTCTTAAGGTTTTTGAGCCCTAATGATTCTGCATTTTGATCAACAGAGGATTTTTGTGGCATTGGGGAAGCCACAAACGTACGAAAATGGGCCACATCTCACCTAGAGCTGATTTGGCTGCTGCCGAAGCCACGCGGGGGTCCACCACAGAGGCGAGGAATGCCACTGTGCTCATTACGGGGTTCCCTGCTTGACTGAAAGGCACCGGCTGGTATGCTAGCGGTCCTAGGGACGAATAGCTTTCCTCCAGATAGGGGTCTTCGATGGGCAGGCGAAGGAAGTGCAGGATACACTCATCCTGCGTGCGGCTTCCCACGTGCTCCGAAACCTTGTTCCAGTCATCCTTGTACATTTCCAGTCCCTGAAAACAATCATTGTCCACTATTAGTTTTTATTGGATAGGTTGAAATCTGTGATCTGTCAATATTAATTATTATGGCGGTACCTCAAGAAGTAATAGTGTTTCCTGCTCTGTCCAGTCCCTCATAGAACTTGCTGCACTCTTGCTCTGGGTACAAAATAGTAGGTAACTCTTAAAAATGGTGCCTGGAATCAAAGCTTGCAAGTACTTTCTCATCTATCAAATCGAAaatgggtgtccaaacttttgatTGTAATCTTGTCAGTGTTTACCTTGGAAGAacccatttttttgctgtacATGTCAGTCCGTAGTCCAAAGTTCTGCAGGTCTGCTGGTTTATCCTTCACTTTATCAGGGAAGGACATCATCTGCTGGGGCGCAGGAGTCTACGACAAGACATACTTTGTTGAATACTTGGGGAAAGGGGCTTTGTCAGTGTTTTTCTATATCTGTACAGACCTGGGATGTCTTGGGTTGTAATGGCACAAGACTAGATGGAGTGTCTGCAAGGACATGAAAGTGGGAAGTGGGTGGGGGACCCATGGGGGTAGGCCGGCTCTCAGAGTCCACCTGGTAGTTGATCAGTCCCCACTGCTCCAAGAAGGCGTGGACTCTGGAAGAGGAGACAATGATTTAAAGATTTAATGacctaatatttttgttttttttatcaatatttttaaagttcaatTACTACACAATTGCGTATCCCGACATTTTCAATCTCTTGCATACCTCATGATTGCGCAGACATCTCCGGCCAAGTTCCTGCGGCAGGCGGTCGAGGTTAAGTACTCCTGAGGATTTAGTCGGTAGGTGTCGATCATGAAATTCCTGTATGCCAGGTAGCTATCGGTGGGTGGAGGCAGAGAGATCAAATATGAGGTACAAACTGTAAGACTTGATGCCTAATGATCACTCTAAGAACCATCAGCAATAAATTGTGCATCAAGTACAATTGTACTTACATCTCTGGTGTTTTCGATTTATTTTTCCCGTTGAAGAACTCTGGGAGGGCTCTGCGCTCAATAGCATGAACACTGAGGGAAAGAAGTCAGGATCATTTGTAAATAGAAGGAGAAGTCTTTACCACGATGTGACTTTCTTCAGGTGGTTATTACCTGTTGTAATCAAACCAAGCAGCGTAACTTGGGATAATGATATGATGCGTCTGCTCCGTCACGTTGTCTTCATGAAGATCTGAACCTTTGACTGGCTCCCCCTTAACACTAGGAGaaccctcttcctcctcctgtgAGAACATAGCTACAAATGAGTTTTgcacaaaatcaaattttatacACAATGTAGGGTGGAAGACTCCCTAGCTTACCTTTCCTGTTACATCCATGGATTCGTCCTCCTGCTCATCTGTTAAAACCACAAAAGGAAACAAGTAAAGATCGAAACTAATGTCAGAACGTCGTTTGACAACTACATTAAGACAAATAGAGCTGTTTAGTTCTCACCCATATCTGCTCCTCCCTTCACTTGTGTTGAATCTGAATCCTTCTTGGTGCTATctagaaaagaaaacacaatttcATGTATTAAAAGCGGTATGAAAAGACAAAATTTAGCTGGAATATTGAAGGTAAAGCATGCTACTCACTTGTTTTGGCTGCATTTCCATCTTCAGATGCCGGAACAGGCGACGCGTCATCCAAATCCTTGAgatcctcttgttcttcttccctCTGGCCCCGCTTGGACTTAGTGTACGGGGTCGTAGGCCTGTCACGCAGAGTAACCATTTAACAAGACATAACGCCATGGCTTATAAcctttcaaataaaatgtcacCGACCCTTTTTTAGCATTCTTTTTCTTGCTCTCCTGAGGCGGTGGTGTTGGAGATGGCGAGGGAGAGCGCTTCCTCTTCTTTGCGCCCACAGACTTCTTGTCTCTTCGCTCATCCGGGGTGGTCACCTC
Encoded here:
- the smarcc2 gene encoding LOW QUALITY PROTEIN: SWI/SNF complex subunit SMARCC2 (The sequence of the model RefSeq protein was modified relative to this genomic sequence to represent the inferred CDS: deleted 1 base in 1 codon; substituted 2 bases at 2 genomic stop codons); the encoded protein is MAVRKKDGGPNVKYFEASDTVSQFDNVRVWLGKNYKKYIQAEPPTNKSLSSLVVQLLQFQEEVFGRHVSNPPLTKLTMKSFLDFKAGGALCHILASAYKFKSDQGWRRFDFQNPSRMDRNVEMFMTIEKSLVQNNCLSRPVIYLSSDIEPKLLGKLKDIIKRHQGSVTEDKSSSSHIVLPIPTSLEEEEWVRPVMKRDKQVLLHWGYFPDSYDTWIPASEIEASVEDAPSPEKPRKVHAKWILDLDQYNEWMNEEDYEVGESNPKRKRISAKTLMDEVTTPDERRDKKSVGAKKRKRSPSPSPTPPPQESKKKNAKKGPTTPYTKSKRGQREEEQEDLKDLDDASPVPASEDGNAAKTNSTKKDSDSTQVKGGADMDEQEDESMDVTGKEEEEGSPSVKGEPVKGSDLHEDNVTEQTHHIIIPSYAAWFDYNSVHAIERRALPEFFNGKNKSKTPEIYLAYRNFMIDTYRLNPQEYLTSTACRRNLAGDVCAIMRVHAFLEQWGLINYQVDSESRPTPMGPPPTSHFHVLADTPSSLVPLQPKTPRSVQIXKNTDKAPFPKYSTKYVLSXTPAPQQMMSFPDKVKDKPADLQNFGLRTDMYSKKMGSSKSKSAASSMRDWTEQETLLLLEGLEMYKDDWNKVSEHVGSRTQDECILHFLRLPIEDPYLEESYSSLGPLAYQPVPFSQAGNPVMSTVAFLASVVDPRVASAAAKSALEEFSRMKEEVPAALVEAHVRRVEEAARVSGRQDPLYGLEGSGIAGTGLEEGEKPVSDENNDDSKTDSQSNEEKKDAKDSKDGANEEEEKVAENGKKEEERGREAEGEGELDKAESETGDGEKEKDGKEGEEGQRETESDGEKKAKVEREVGEGNLATAAASALAAAAVKAKHLAAVEERKIKSLVALLVETQMKKLEIKLRHFEELETIMDREREALEYQRQQLLADRQSFHMEQLKYAEMRARQQHFQQIQHQQHGQSGGPHPPQPAPASQGSAAAQQSATTPQPARSPAPPATTAPAVESQTPPGARASPPGPPVTGQCASSGATALQEANTPVPTETRHPSTPVPPPQ